AATTTAACAAGTATAGCTCAAATTTTCTATTAAAATGTTTTAATTAATCTACTTATCAATTCTCTGTTGGATTTACTAACTCCAAAATCTTCTGATAAATTTGACCATTTACGAAGTGCAGAAGTTGTTTGCTGGATAACTTTCTCAATGAATTCTTTCGAGAGCTTCGCTTCGCTTCCTAATTTAGTAAGATGTTTGACGGTAATATTTCGTCCTTCTCCCATTACCATAGTGCTTTGTTCTCCACCTGGTCCAGATGAGAAAGTAAGGTCGTAAGCGGGTGATAATTTCCATTCTCCAAATTCATTCATCAGAAACGAAAAATTCTTAGCATGGTCGTCTCTATTGTGCGCCATAACATTGAAAACTGCTAATCGAAACATTTTTTCTACTTCTCGAATGTCTTTGGTTAAAACACCCGTCAATGATAATAAATCTTCATAATCAAGAGACGGAAACCTAAAATTACTATGAACGAGTCCACTCACCGTATGCATATGGAGACGCTTATTTCCTTCTCTATCAAAACGCTTTACAGCAAAATAGCCATTCCCTTTCTGTGACGGAAACAAATGGACTTCAGGCATTTCAATTCCAGCATCTACAGCCATTAAAGCGTAAATGTATTCTATTGCGCCCGCATCTTTTCCATCTAATGAGTTTGGAAATTTCACCATCCAAGGTTCAAAATTATCGCTTAACAAATTCGCTCCGTAGGATATATTTTTTCTCTCTGCATCAACGCCGATCAATGCTTTTGGCCGTGCTCCGGCAGAGGATCCGTTCAAAGCTAAAAGTTCTGCGATCACTTCTTCTGAATCACCTCGCAAAACGTCTTCTGTTTGAGTAGCCAACACGTCCAAATCAATCATCTCATTACTACTATCTGGACTTTGATCCGGCTCATAAACCAACGCACCCATACCGTGCAATCCAACATATCCTAGACGATCTAGTGGTGAAATATCCGATGAAGAAATCCCTTCCGAGCGAAGCATACGATCAAAGAGCAATCTTCCCCAACCGTCGGGCAAACTATCATTGAAAACACCAGCCAAACCTTCGAAAGGATCTCTTGGAAGCTCTATCACGTCTCGTTGTAAAGGAAGTTTTATAGGTGAAATTTCTAAATTGCTCTGCAGAAATTCTTCATCATATTGAAAATAGATGATAAAATCACGAATTGCCAAACGTCCAACGGGTTGAATTCCAGAACCAAAATCCAATCCTACTTTTATTTCTTTGATAGCTATTTTCATCTCCTGCGTCCTCTTTTTTTAATGGGCTTTTCCTCTGATTTCAGAACATCATCGATAGATTTAAAACTCTGTTCCTTCGGTTTTAAAGCATCAACCATTTCTTCTAATCCACCAACAACTGAAAGCAATTTTAAAAATGAATCCAGGGAAATCAAGCCTTTTTGCTCAAATTTCCTCAGAGTTGGTAAAGGAACACCTGATCTTTCAGCCAGACCTTCCTGTGTTAGATTCATTTGCAATCGTCTTTCCCGGATATTATCAATCAGTTTTTTTTGAACTTTTGAAAAAGAAATAAATAACATAATAGTAGTATTTAATGTTATAATTTAGCAATAAATAATATTATTGTATTACAAATATACGTAATTTCCAGACATTTATATTGTAAATAAAAATAGAGATTTAATTAGTAAGTAGATTAGATATTAATCAAATTCACCTAGGTGATAATATATTTGAATGGAGTAGCAACAACATTTATCTAAAACAGCATTTTTTTTATTAGATATAAACGACTTACACTGAATTTGGATATTTAGGATTTCATACTTTTATTTGGCACATTCAAATACATAGTTGCCTAAAATTATTGTAACTGAAAACAAACGGTATTCTACAAAGATTTAAAGGAATTCTTCCAGCAGAGATTTTGGAATGATATCTTTCTTACCAAACCGTAGAGTTTTGATTTTGTCCTGTTTAATCAATTTCCTAAAAGTAGAATCGCACAAATTCAAAAGGACACATACCTCTGAAATACTGAGGTAAGATTTTGTTTAGTAGTTCAAAATCAGAAGTAGTATTTTTTAGTTTACTGATTTTCTTGAATCAATATTAAATTCTTTTCTCCGAGTGTCATAAAATTCAAAAAAAGTAATACGATTTTACAAAGTAGTGTGACGATTAGTAACAAAAATAATGTCAATTAATGGTATTAAATATCACTCATCATTTTTACAAAACATTGATTAAACGAAGTATTCATGGGGTTTTATAGAGATAGGCTACTTTCCGATACAAAACTTAGAAAAAATATTCCCCAACACTTCATCATTAGTCACCTCACCCGAAATTTCGCCAAGATGTTCCAAAGCATTTCTAAGCTCATAAGCTAACAATTCTGTAGAAATTTGAAAAGAAATAGCCTCCTTTACTTTATTTACGGCATCCAATGATTTCCCTAATGCTTCAAAATGACGTTGATTGGTGATCACCACATTATTTTCAGCGGACTTCAACTGCTCCACGTAAGAAGACAGTTCGTTTTTAAGATCCTGAATATTTTGGTTTTCAACAGCAGAAATTTTAATAAAATCAAATTCATGAGCAATTTTATTTCGGAAAATATCTTCAACTTTCTCATACGCTGCAGGAGAAACTTCGTCAATTTTAGTTGCACAGATAATTAACTTTAGATCATCTCGCAACAAAGATTGGATCATCTCAATATCTTCAGAAAAATCTGCCGTGGCAGCATCCGCCAAATACACAAGGATATTAGCGTTTTCTACTTTCTCTTTGGCTTTTTTCACGCCGATGGCCTCAATTTCGTCCACTGTTTCACGCAAGCCAGCCGTGTCGATCAAACGGAAAGCATGACCTTTAATATGAAGCACCTCTTCAATAGTATCTCTCGTGGTTCCGGCAATATTACTCACAATGGCTCTTTCTTCTTTTAATAAAGCATTCAGCAAAGTCGATTTTCCGGCATTCGGCTTTCCGATAATGGCCACCGCAGTTCCGTTTTTAATCGCATTTCCATATTGGAAACTCTCAATTAAAGAATTAAGTTTAAGCTCTATTTTATTAAGAAGCTGTACCAATGCAGAGCGGTCCGCAAACTCCACATCTTCCTCCGCAAAATCAAGTTCAAGCTCGATTAACGAAACAAAATTCAGTAAATCTGTTCTCAAAAAAGAAATTTCATTGGTAATTCCTCCTTTTAGCTGATTGATAGCTACTTTCCTCGAAGCTTCATTTTCAGAAGCAATCACATCAGCAATCGCTTCCGCCTGAGAAAGGTCAATTCTTCCGTTGATGAAGGCACGAAGGGTAAACTCTCCTGCCTTTGCCATTCTTGCTCCGTTTTTAATTAAAGTTTCAAGAATACGTTTTCCAATATGTGGCGAACCGTGAAAAGCAATTTCCACAGAGTTTTCAGTTGTAAAACTTTTCGGAGCCAGGAAAATAGAAAGCATCACCTCATCAATCGCCTCTTCGCCATCCACAAAATAACCGTAATGAATGGTATGAGATTTCTGCTTTGCAAGATTTTTTGCCGGAAAAGATTTCTGAACCACGCCTAAAGCATCGTCCCCCGAAACTCTGATAATGCCTAAAGCACCTACTCCATTGGCCGTAGCCAGCGCACAAATGGTATCGTTATTCATGGCGCAAATTTACGGATTTTAATCTCAAAGCACCATACCGTTTATCTATTGTCCCGATTTTGAGTATACATTACAGAAAAACCAGTAACAACCTCTTTTATTTTTTGAAGCTGATTCCCGCTTTCCGCTCATACTCCTCACCCCAAAGCTTGCCAACACCTAAACCCTACAACACTCCAACCCAGTTCCGGGGTAACCGCTGCAATCGGGGCTAAGGGATTTGTCAGTAATTCACTTTTAGTGCTTACTTTACACGGTAAAACATTCATTAGTATGCTCTTTTTCCCAATATCCCAATCTTTTCCAGCCATTTCTTTCGCATCATTTCATCAGAAGTTTTTACAATCCCTATAAAAGTCACTTTCACAGGCTTAATTCCACAAAACTCTAAAACAGATTTTTTAAGCTGATTCACACTGGGTCGCCCATACAATAGTCTGTAATACCAACCCGGCTGATCCAGTGTTGTGATAATATGAGCAGACTTTCCTTTCAGCAGTTTGTCCCACCAAACTGAGTTTTCACGGTATCTAAAAGCCATTCCCGGAAGAAAAAGCCGATCGATGAAGCCTTTTGTGATCGCTGGAAGTCCGCCCCACCAAACAGGATGAATCCAAACCAGGTGATTCGCCCATTGTATTTTCTCCCATGCTTCAACCAAATCAGGTTCCAGCTCCATTCGTTTTTGATAACCAAATTGCAAATTAGGATTAAAATTCAAATCTGCGATGATAATTTCCTTCACTTCTGCTCCTGATTCCAAAGCTCCTTTTTTATAAGCTTCTGCAATCCCAAAATTAAATGATTCTTTGTTGGGATGACCATTAATAATTGCGATTTTCTTCATGATTCAATCTGAATGAAAATGGATGGATAATCCATTAATGATTCTAATAAAGATGTTGATTCATGAAGCTGGTGACTGAAATACACTTTATTTTCAACATCAGTTTTCAACAGTTTTTCGGCATGTAAAATGGCAGATAAAGCTGTCAGTTCTGCTTGTCCTTCTCTACTTTGAAGACTGATTTTCTTCGTTTCCTCTTGATTTTTAATGATAATTTCAAAGACAGTCTGATCACCATTTCCACTGGCTGCAAAGATCATTTTTCTTTCTTTAAAAGACAGGATATTATACAGTTTTATTTTCTGAAAAGCACCTAAAATCCAGGTTACCCATTTTGAACTGTAGGTCATTTTTACATTGACCGTCGGAATTTTTTCAACCTGATTTAAAATATACAGATCAGGAACATCAAAATTATAAACCTGTCGTTTTCCAATTCCAAAAGAGAAGTTATAATATTCTGCATTCAGAAAATGTTTGATAGAAATGGGTTGATTATTCCTGTAATTCACAAAAGGTTTAGCCACATTTTCTGCCATAAAATGAGCCGAACTTTCGCCCGCTTTATCTTTAATAGAATAATAAACGAAAAGCTGTACTTCATCAATAATTTTCATTTTCAACGCAGCAGTATTCACCAAACCTGCGACAATTCCGCCCATCCAGCCTGAACTGAAAACAATTCTGCTGGTTATTGATTGATTCTTCGCTAATTGATACGATTTCATCAAATCAGGAGTCGGTTTTGTGATATCCAAATAATCAATTGTATGGTCGATAGCAAAACGAAGCACATGATCTTCTTTATCATTCACAGAAAGAATAATCAGGTGAATATTTTTCTCCAATATGGTTTTAAAGGTCGAAACTTTGGTTACATCGATAAATAAATTATTTTCACTGTTTCCACCCTTTCTGCCACCGATAAAAATAGTTAGTTCCGGATTTCTTGAATGTAAAATTCGGGCGATGGTTTTTCCCACCAATCCGGTTCCCCCGATAATTAAAATATTTGACTGCATTTTATTTTTTCACAAAACTATTCAGTCAACATCTCAATCTGCAGGACAAATGTCTAAAAAGAAATCTCTTTTCGGATTCGGCTTAAATGTCTTTGTGTAATTCCCAAATACGAAGCCAGATATTGCAACGGAATATCCTGAATATAATTAGGTTGATTTTCAAGCAAAGCTTCATAACGCTTTGCTGCATTATCTCTTTGAAGTTGGAAAAATCGTTTTTCCAGTTCTAAATATTCCTGTTCGGCAATTGTTTTTAAAAATAAAATCCAATTCGGATTTTCATTAGCAAAAGCTTCAATTTTATCTTTTTTGATGATTAAGATCTCGGCATCTGAAATAGCCTGCATATTTTCCATGCTTGGTTTTTCAGAAATAAAGGAAGAATAAGAAGCAATCAGATCATTTGGAAACCTGAAACAGTACGTTATATCTTTTCCGTCTTCCGCAATATAATAAGATCTGAAAATACCGGATTTTATAAAAGCTATCTCTCTACATTTTTCACCTTCCCGAACAAAAAAGTCATTTTTATTCAGTTTTCGCTCTTCAAATAATTGTAAAAAATTTTCAATTTCATTCTCTGAAAATATCTGGAAGCTCTGAAAAAACTGCTGAATCATTTTTTTTAATTAAGTGAAAAAAGTAGTGATTTTCAGCAAAAATACATAAAAAATAAAATCATCCCAGAACGGGATGATCTTACTGCATTTGAATTTACCTTAGTATATATGAAAGTGATTAGTGTGCTTTTTTGTTGATACAAAGATAGCTTCATTCTTACGTTTAGCTTTCAGGATAATTACTAAAAGTGTTTCCGTAAAAATACGGTTGTATAAAACAAAAACGCCCTGTAATACACCTACAAGACGTTTTTGTTTATATTAATGAATCAATTGGCGTTTAATAACAGATGAAAAATTCACTATTTACCATTGACTATTTACTTTTATAACGGGCTTACCAATTCTAAGAACCATTCTTTCACTTCTCCTTCCAGGAATGGTGCTATTTTCTCTTCACATGTTTTGTGATAAGCATTTAGCCAAGAAATTTCTTCTGTAGAAAGGATTTCTTTCACGATAGTATCTTTAAAGAACGGACAGAACGTCAACGTTTCAAACTCATAGAAAGTTCCGTGAATAGTTGTCTCAGATTCTTTTACAGCGATAAGATTTTCATGACGAATTCCGTAATCGCCTTCTAAATAGTAACCCGGCTCGTTGGAACAAACCATTCCCAATAAAAGCTCCTGCGGATTCATATCTTTTCTGATATTTTGAGGCCCTTCATGAACGTTCATAAAACTTCCCACACCGTGACCGGTTCCGTGGTTATAATCTTTACCTTCCATCCAAAGCGGTAATCTTGCAATTGCATCGAGCTGTACCCCTCTTGTTCCTTTAGGGAATTTCACCATCGATAAACGGATTAATCCCTGTAAAACCAATGTTGAATTTCTTTTAAAATCATCAGAAACAGCGCCTAAAGCCAACGTTCTTGTAATATCTGTTGTTCCTTCAAGATACTGACCTCCCGAATCCACCAGGATACTCGCATCATTCGTCACCTCCTTGCTGCCTTCCCTTTTCGCGGAATAGTGCATGATCGCACCATTATCTTTGTATCCGACAATGCTTCCGAAGCTTTCTCCCACAAAATTTTCACCTTCTGCACGGAAACCTCTCAGTTTTTCACCGATGGAATATTCATTCATGGTTTCTTTTCCGGCATTGTGAGTCAGCCAATACAGGAATTTAACCATTGCAACGCCATCTCTCACCATTACTTTTCTGAAACCTTCCAGCTCCGTTTCATTTTTCTGAGCTTTCATTAGATTTCCGGGAACCGCTGCTTTAATGAATTGATTATCAACTTTCAATGCTTCAAAAACAGACTGGTTCACATTCGGAGAAACCAAAACCGTCTGATTTCTGTATTCTCTTAAATGATTGTAGAATTCTTCATAAGGCATCATTTTCACAAAAGACTCATCCATTTGTTTTCTAGCCTCAACTTCCAGTTTTTCAAGATCTGTAAACAGAATCGCATCATTTTTAGTAATGATGATATATCCTAAAAATACAGGGTTGCTTTCAACATCGCTTCCTCTTAAATTCAGTGTCCATGCCACATCGTCCAGACTTGAAATGACATGAAACGTAGCTTCCTGCTCTTCCATTTTCTGACGGATCGCTGCAATTTTATCAACCACCGATTTTCCTGCTCTTTCCAAAGGATGTACGAAAATAGGATTTTTAGATGGCGTTCCCCTATCTGTCCAGATTTGCTTCAAAAGAGGATTATCTACCAGCGTAATATTTTTAGCGTTTAACTTCTGAGTTAACAGTTCCCAGTTAGCATGAGACGTTGCCAACGCATTCACTGCTACTTTTCCGTTAGCGGGAATTTCAGAAATAATCCAGTCGATATAGTTGGGTGTGCCTTCCATTCCGTCTTTGAAAAGATCGATTCCGGAACCAGCCAATTCAATCGGAGCCTGAGTAAAATATCTTCCGTCCGTCCAAAGTCCTGCCTTATCCTGGGTAACTACCACAAAACCTGCTGAACCCAGAAAACCCGACAACCATGCTCTTTCCTGCCATTCCTGCGGCAAATATTCACTCATGTGCGGATCTGCAGAATATACTATAAATGCATCAACATTATTTTTCTGCATTTCTTCACGAAGCGCAGCTACTTTTTCCTTTGAAGTCATTTTTCAATAATTTTTAAAGAGGTGAAGTTACGAATTTTTTGAGGCTCGAAAGAGAATTTCAGGAGTTTTTTAAACTCATAGTTAATAGGTTTTTAAGGCGACCCCCATTCTTTCTTTTTTAAGGAGAAGTTTTTTTGTTTTCAGTGTGAAACAAAGAAATTTTCTTTTTCAACGGTTTATTCTGAAACCCATTTTCATTCATCCAAAAAAAACTAAAAAATACGATCCTTAGCTTAAGCCTCCTCCACTCAGTTTTCAGATTTTATTTTATAAACTCATACAAAGCACTCCAGAATTTATCATACACCTCAATATGTGGAAGATGTCCTACATTTTCAATTTCAATAAGTGTTGAACCCGCTATTTGCTGTTGGGTTTTCTTTCCCAGCTCCTGGTACTGTCCCATTTTTGACTGTAATTCTTTTGGAGCTCTGTCTTTTCCTATGGCTGTTCGGTCTCTGGTTCCGATAATTAACAAAGTCGGAGTTTTAATATTTTTAAACTCATAACAAACCGGCTGATTGTAGATCATATCCGATGTTAATGCAGCATCCCAGGCTACTTTTGGGTAATCATTATGTAAAGTCCAGCCTGCAATTAAATCCAGCCACGGTTGATATTCTGCTTTCCATTGATTATCGTAGTAAAATTTTAACTGATAATTTTTATAGGTTTCCGCCGTATTTTTAAGTTCAGATTGATAGGCCTGATCAATAGTTTGATAGGCTGCAAACGTTTTGTAATCTTCTAAACCGATTGGATTTTCCAAAATTAATTTTTCAACCATATTCGGATAAAGCAGAGTAAATCTTGTAGCAACCATCCCTCCCATTGAATGACCTAATACAATCGTTTTATCAATTTTAAGTTCATCTAAAATCGTTTTTGTATTATCTGCCAATTGCGAAAATGAAAACTGATAACTCTGAGGTTTTGAAGATTTTCCAAATCCGATCTGATCCGGAATAATCACTCTGAATCCTTTATCTGAAAGATCTTTTGCCGTTCTTTCCCAATAGGCTCCATTAAAATTTTTCCCGTGAAGGAGTATAATCGTTTTTCCGTTTGACTTTTTTGGCTGAACATCCATATAAGCCATTTTTAAGTCATTATTTTGAGATTTTAGATTTAAAAAATGAACTTCATAGGGGTATTTATAGTTTGATAATTCAGCATCTAAAGGCTTTACCTGAGAAAGCATAAAGTTTGACGTAATCGATAGCATTAAAATTGCAACAGCATTCTTAAAATTTTTCATGAAAATTTAATTTACTATAAAAATAAAAAAACCGCTTCAAAAGAAACGGTTTGTATATATTAATTATCATTTATTTAAGATAACTCGACGACTTTTTCTTCTTTTTTCGGAAGATTCATTAAAACAATAGCAAAAAGAATTAAAGCAATTCCCAACCATTGAATCATGATTACTTTTTCACCTAATAAAACAAAAGCCATCGTCACAGAAACCGGAAGTTCTAATGAAGAAACGATACTTCCTAATCCCAAACCGGCATTTGGGAAACCGACATTAAATAAAATCGGAGGAATAATCGTTCCGAAAAGCGATAAAATCAAACCATATTTCCAAAGAATCGAATAATTAAAACTGTGAATATGTTCTGTATTTTCAGTAAAATTTAAGTAAAATGATCTTAACCCATCAAAATGTAGCGGTCCGATTTGCGCGAAAAATAAAAAGGCAAAAATAACAACAGAACCTCCGCAAAGCATGATCATACTTTTTCTGAAAACGGGTAAATGCGTTGCCAGTGTGTTGGAGGTAAACATCGTTAAGGTATACGAAGCCGCCGCTAACAATCCCCAAAAAAGACCTTTAAGATCTAGTTCGATTTCTGTATTAATCAGGTTTGTGGCTAAAATTGTTCCGAGTAAAACAATTACCACAGAAACTACTTTTCTTGCATTGGGTAATTTTTTAGTTAAAAAACTTTCAACCACTACGCTAAACCATACCGACTGCATCAACAACACGATAGCAATCGAAACGTTAATATATTGAACGGCGATATAATAAAACAAACTGGTACAACCCAACGATGTTCCCGCGAGCATTAAGTTTCTTACTTCTTTCCCGGTAGGTGATGCTAATTTTTGTTTTGAGGTAATGGTTTGAATGAAATTCAGAATTAAAAGTCCGACCAACCCTAATATGAACTGTGATGTGGTAACTTCTGATGTAGTGTAACCATCTTCATAAGCCAACTTTACAAAAGTAGCTAACATCCCATATATACTGGCTCCAATTCCTACAAATAAAACTCCTTTTAGTATATTTTTCTTCTTCATAATTTTTTTTGAACAGCCGGCAAAGGTACAATTTAAAAATCAAAAGAATAGAGAAGATGAATATGACAGATCAACGAAATCGGCGCAAACTCCGTTTGCGCCGATCCCGATTGCAGTATTTTAAAACTGATTATTTTTTAATGATCAATTTAGATGTCGCATCAAAGCCTAAGCCTTTTACTTTTACCATATACACTCCATTGTTTAATCTCTCCGTAGAAATAGCCGTTTTAGCATCCGGAGAAACTTTGTCTTCAGAAGCTACTAATTTCCCTGACATATCGTACACCTCAACATTCATCTTTCCGTTGGCTTTGCTTGGGAAATTGATGTAAAACTCGTTTTTGGCCGGGTTTGGATAAATTGAAACCGTATTTTTAACAGCGCTTACTTCGTTGGTAGCTAATGCAGCACAATCTGCAGGCAGATCGAAATTTTCTACCTGATCGTTAAGAGCAGCATTCACAGCAGCAGTGTTATTCACATTGGTCGGAGCTTTACTTCCAGCCGATGCATTGATTCCCAATCCTCTATTGGCGAAAACATTCCATATCATACAACGGTTTTGACCTCCGGTTTTTGCCTGGTCTGCGGCTATAATTGCATCTCTACCGTTTATGAAAGTAGGATTACATCCCTGAAGTTTTAATGCATCTACAACCAATTGTAAAACCTGAGCACTTCCACTATTTGCATTAGCGGTTACATCAGATGCATACCCATATTTTTCAACATATTTCCAGTTTAGATCCCAAAGCATTGTTGCCCAGATAAAGCCAATAGAATGCACATCCGGAACTTGTCTATTTACCTGAGGTCTACTATCAAAAAATGCCATACCATTTGTATCTCCGTAGGTAAAATCATTGATTGCAAAATTCGGAGAGTATTTGGCGGGACGGATACCGCCACCAGTAATAGGCTGATTAGCCGCATAGGTACCAGTACCCCTTGCAACAGAAGCGTTATCTCCTGGTTTATTCGTTAACATCAAAGCAAAGAAATCAGACCAACCTTCTCCCATCTGCTCGTTAGAAACGTTATAATTTAAACAGTTATATCCTGTACCCGTCATTCTGTTAGAAATACCATGCCCATATTCGTGCGTTACGATTCCGTTATCAAAACTTCCGTCTGGTGTAACACTTGTTGCCGGATCATTCTTCAGCGTAACATTTACGGTAGTGTTTGCTGTTAATTGACTTTTTATATATTCACCCTCTGAATTACCAATTAAAACAGCAGGAATAGTAACTGTTGAATCTGTTCCTGACATATTAATTACTGTATCCCCATTTACACTATTATTGTAAATGATAGTAGCAACAGCACCAGCATCCTGTAAGTTTTTAGTTTTAATTACAAAATCACAAGAACCTCTCTCTACTAAACCAATTTTACCTGTAAGAGACCCTGCAGGCAATGCGGTACAACCATTTAAAACAGAAGAAAGCTGGATATCACCGGTTACACCTGTTGCGGTAAGCGCAGATCCAAACACTGCTGTCCCTGCCGACGGAGTACGTGTAGTTGCAGCAGTGGGTGCATTATAGAAAAATACTCTATTTGCCGAAGACCATAAGTACATTTGCATTTTTGGATTATAGTTATCTTCAGGAGAAGCAAAGTTGGCATTATTCGTTCCGCCACCATCCTGAGCTTCAGCCAATACATAATCATCATCTAATCCACCTTTTCCAAAATTATTCTGTTGGAAGTTCTTTGCGGATTCTGTAAATCCGAATTGGTAGAATACATCATGAACTTTATTATTAAGGTAAAATAAATTCGTGATAGAAGCATTTAAGTTAGCTGCCGGACTACCCGTTATGGAAAATGGGAAATCAAAATTTCGTGAAGCACCACCATCAGCCGGAGTTCCCGCTATATAATCAGGATACGTCATAGAGATACCTGATAAATCTTCATAAGCAAAAACATTATTACCTCTGGTTATGGTATAATGTGTAGTTCCGTCAGAATGCCACCCTTCCGGTGACGCGGTTAGGTCCCAAGGATTTGAAATTATAGACCTTGAACCAAATGTAGCAGCTTCTAGCGGAAGTGGAAAAACATTATATGAAGCATTATCTGGTAATAATAAAGCCACATTCTGATTAGTAGATTGATTTACATTATTTTCTACACTAGCAAATTTATGTTCAGTTCCATCTGCATGAATATGAGATTGTGAATAATCGTGTGAATATACACCTCCTTGTTCAAACTCACAAAAAGTCGTTAGATTAGCTTTACTTATAATATCACCAGTATTGGCATCAACTACAATATTCCAATAGTTGGCAGATTTTGGCTCACTAAAAGAATATTCA
The sequence above is a segment of the Chryseobacterium sp. MYb264 genome. Coding sequences within it:
- a CDS encoding Crp/Fnr family transcriptional regulator; the encoded protein is MIQQFFQSFQIFSENEIENFLQLFEERKLNKNDFFVREGEKCREIAFIKSGIFRSYYIAEDGKDITYCFRFPNDLIASYSSFISEKPSMENMQAISDAEILIIKKDKIEAFANENPNWILFLKTIAEQEYLELEKRFFQLQRDNAAKRYEALLENQPNYIQDIPLQYLASYLGITQRHLSRIRKEISF
- a CDS encoding excisionase family DNA-binding protein — encoded protein: MSEVCVLLNLCDSTFRKLIKQDKIKTLRFGKKDIIPKSLLEEFL
- a CDS encoding NAD(P)H-dependent oxidoreductase; the encoded protein is MKKIAIINGHPNKESFNFGIAEAYKKGALESGAEVKEIIIADLNFNPNLQFGYQKRMELEPDLVEAWEKIQWANHLVWIHPVWWGGLPAITKGFIDRLFLPGMAFRYRENSVWWDKLLKGKSAHIITTLDQPGWYYRLLYGRPSVNQLKKSVLEFCGIKPVKVTFIGIVKTSDEMMRKKWLEKIGILGKRAY
- the mnmE gene encoding tRNA uridine-5-carboxymethylaminomethyl(34) synthesis GTPase MnmE; the protein is MNNDTICALATANGVGALGIIRVSGDDALGVVQKSFPAKNLAKQKSHTIHYGYFVDGEEAIDEVMLSIFLAPKSFTTENSVEIAFHGSPHIGKRILETLIKNGARMAKAGEFTLRAFINGRIDLSQAEAIADVIASENEASRKVAINQLKGGITNEISFLRTDLLNFVSLIELELDFAEEDVEFADRSALVQLLNKIELKLNSLIESFQYGNAIKNGTAVAIIGKPNAGKSTLLNALLKEERAIVSNIAGTTRDTIEEVLHIKGHAFRLIDTAGLRETVDEIEAIGVKKAKEKVENANILVYLADAATADFSEDIEMIQSLLRDDLKLIICATKIDEVSPAAYEKVEDIFRNKIAHEFDFIKISAVENQNIQDLKNELSSYVEQLKSAENNVVITNQRHFEALGKSLDAVNKVKEAISFQISTELLAYELRNALEHLGEISGEVTNDEVLGNIFSKFCIGK
- a CDS encoding saccharopine dehydrogenase, whose translation is MQSNILIIGGTGLVGKTIARILHSRNPELTIFIGGRKGGNSENNLFIDVTKVSTFKTILEKNIHLIILSVNDKEDHVLRFAIDHTIDYLDITKPTPDLMKSYQLAKNQSITSRIVFSSGWMGGIVAGLVNTAALKMKIIDEVQLFVYYSIKDKAGESSAHFMAENVAKPFVNYRNNQPISIKHFLNAEYYNFSFGIGKRQVYNFDVPDLYILNQVEKIPTVNVKMTYSSKWVTWILGAFQKIKLYNILSFKERKMIFAASGNGDQTVFEIIIKNQEETKKISLQSREGQAELTALSAILHAEKLLKTDVENKVYFSHQLHESTSLLESLMDYPSIFIQIES
- a CDS encoding type II toxin-antitoxin system HipA family toxin; its protein translation is MKIAIKEIKVGLDFGSGIQPVGRLAIRDFIIYFQYDEEFLQSNLEISPIKLPLQRDVIELPRDPFEGLAGVFNDSLPDGWGRLLFDRMLRSEGISSSDISPLDRLGYVGLHGMGALVYEPDQSPDSSNEMIDLDVLATQTEDVLRGDSEEVIAELLALNGSSAGARPKALIGVDAERKNISYGANLLSDNFEPWMVKFPNSLDGKDAGAIEYIYALMAVDAGIEMPEVHLFPSQKGNGYFAVKRFDREGNKRLHMHTVSGLVHSNFRFPSLDYEDLLSLTGVLTKDIREVEKMFRLAVFNVMAHNRDDHAKNFSFLMNEFGEWKLSPAYDLTFSSGPGGEQSTMVMGEGRNITVKHLTKLGSEAKLSKEFIEKVIQQTTSALRKWSNLSEDFGVSKSNRELISRLIKTF
- a CDS encoding helix-turn-helix domain-containing protein; the protein is MLFISFSKVQKKLIDNIRERRLQMNLTQEGLAERSGVPLPTLRKFEQKGLISLDSFLKLLSVVGGLEEMVDALKPKEQSFKSIDDVLKSEEKPIKKRGRRR
- a CDS encoding aminopeptidase P family protein — its product is MTSKEKVAALREEMQKNNVDAFIVYSADPHMSEYLPQEWQERAWLSGFLGSAGFVVVTQDKAGLWTDGRYFTQAPIELAGSGIDLFKDGMEGTPNYIDWIISEIPANGKVAVNALATSHANWELLTQKLNAKNITLVDNPLLKQIWTDRGTPSKNPIFVHPLERAGKSVVDKIAAIRQKMEEQEATFHVISSLDDVAWTLNLRGSDVESNPVFLGYIIITKNDAILFTDLEKLEVEARKQMDESFVKMMPYEEFYNHLREYRNQTVLVSPNVNQSVFEALKVDNQFIKAAVPGNLMKAQKNETELEGFRKVMVRDGVAMVKFLYWLTHNAGKETMNEYSIGEKLRGFRAEGENFVGESFGSIVGYKDNGAIMHYSAKREGSKEVTNDASILVDSGGQYLEGTTDITRTLALGAVSDDFKRNSTLVLQGLIRLSMVKFPKGTRGVQLDAIARLPLWMEGKDYNHGTGHGVGSFMNVHEGPQNIRKDMNPQELLLGMVCSNEPGYYLEGDYGIRHENLIAVKESETTIHGTFYEFETLTFCPFFKDTIVKEILSTEEISWLNAYHKTCEEKIAPFLEGEVKEWFLELVSPL